Proteins found in one Candidatus Latescibacterota bacterium genomic segment:
- the rplT gene encoding 50S ribosomal protein L20, whose protein sequence is MPRTKHSVASHKRKKKVLKQAKGFVGGRGNLFRSAQEAVNRALSYAYRDRRVRKRDFRRLWIARINAAARVNGLSYSRFINGLKKSDIEINRKMLSEIAINDADGFAKLAEIAKEAQ, encoded by the coding sequence ACACAGTGTGGCTTCACACAAAAGAAAAAAGAAGGTGTTGAAACAGGCCAAGGGCTTTGTAGGCGGACGTGGAAATCTGTTCCGCAGTGCCCAGGAAGCCGTGAACAGGGCCCTTTCATATGCGTACAGGGACAGGCGAGTAAGAAAAAGAGATTTTCGCAGATTATGGATCGCCCGCATAAATGCAGCAGCTAGGGTCAACGGGTTAAGCTATAGCCGTTTTATAAACGGACTAAAAAAGTCGGATATCGAGATCAATCGAAAGATGCTCTCAGAGATCGCGATCAATGACGCAGACGGTTTCGCCAAACTGGCCGAGATCGCAAAGGAAGCCCAGTAG